In Granulicella tundricola MP5ACTX9, a single genomic region encodes these proteins:
- a CDS encoding efflux RND transporter permease subunit, with protein MNPSRLFIDRPIATTLLTIAVAIAGFIAFAVLPVAPLPQVDFPTITVAASLPGASPDIMASSVATPLERQFGHIAGVTEMTSSSTLGTTSVTLQFDLSRNIDGAARDVEAGINAARTYLPANLPANPTYRKVNPADSPILVLGLQSDNYDVPTLYDEASTVIEQRISQITGVGQVTVVGASLPAVRVELNPTQLASYGISLPAVQQVIAGQNSNVAKGQISNGSTTTDILANDQISKAVAYRPLVVGYHNGGAVRLQDVADVVDSQQTVRQAGFLDGKPSVNMLIFRQPGANIITTVDAVKAALPSLQASIPKGEHLITILDRTLTIRSSVNDIELTLVISVILVILVVFVFLRNVRATLIPAVAVPVSLIGTCAVMYVCGFSLDNLSLMALAIASGFVVDDAIVVMENISRHLEEGYTPVQAALKGAAEIGFTVFSISVSLIAVFIPLLLMGGIIGRLFREFAITLSAAILVSMVVSLTTTPMMCSRVLIPESEIEHGRLYKWSERGFDLILSGYRRTLNWTLDHPALILLIFLGTLALNVFLVIKVPKGFFPQQDTGAVQGGMQGPQDTSFYGMRDAVQHSVMTIKNDPGVQHVMGFTGGQGATNSGFAFIALKPLNERKASAATIINRLRPKLAKIAGAATFLQPVQDIRIGGRQANAQYQYTLEAETTAELTQYGPALLSKMKATPGFTDVSTDQQNKGLQALLTYDRPTAARLGVTPQLLDNTLYDAFGQAEVSTIYTELNQYYVVMEVAPKYWASPQGLKDVFVIPNSGGDAVPLDSVLKYAPSTSPLAVNHTGLFPSVTVSFNLAPNVSLGEATQKITELQQQLGFPQSVHGQYSGTLEAFQQSLGSEPYLILTAILAVYIVLGILYESLIHPLTILSTLPSASLGAMLALVLTNTELDVMSIIGIILLIGIVKKNAIMMIDFALNAERNEGMNTRDSIFQASLLRFRPILMTTMAALFGAVPLAVGTGIGSELRRPLGISIIGGLIVSQVLTLYTTPVIYLFMDNLRLKLAGDKSARLLTASVAAR; from the coding sequence ATGAATCCTTCGCGGCTTTTTATCGACCGGCCTATCGCTACGACTCTGCTAACGATTGCCGTTGCGATCGCAGGGTTCATTGCCTTTGCCGTATTGCCGGTGGCTCCTCTGCCGCAGGTGGACTTTCCGACCATTACGGTTGCAGCTTCACTGCCTGGTGCGAGTCCGGACATTATGGCTTCCTCCGTGGCTACTCCGCTGGAGCGCCAGTTCGGGCACATTGCAGGTGTGACGGAGATGACGTCCTCCAGCACGCTGGGGACGACGAGCGTTACGCTGCAGTTCGATCTGAGCCGGAATATCGATGGGGCGGCGCGCGATGTGGAGGCGGGGATCAATGCGGCGCGGACGTATCTGCCTGCTAACCTGCCAGCGAATCCGACTTACCGGAAAGTGAATCCGGCTGACTCACCGATCCTTGTACTGGGATTGCAATCGGATAATTATGACGTGCCAACGCTCTATGACGAGGCGTCGACCGTGATTGAGCAGAGGATCTCGCAGATCACGGGTGTTGGGCAGGTGACGGTTGTAGGTGCATCCCTGCCGGCTGTACGGGTGGAGTTGAACCCCACGCAACTTGCGAGCTATGGGATCAGCCTTCCGGCGGTGCAGCAGGTGATCGCGGGGCAGAACTCAAATGTGGCGAAGGGTCAGATCTCGAACGGAAGTACGACCACCGATATTCTGGCGAACGATCAGATCTCGAAGGCTGTGGCTTATCGTCCGCTGGTGGTTGGTTATCACAATGGCGGCGCGGTGCGGTTGCAGGATGTCGCGGATGTGGTGGACTCGCAACAGACGGTGCGGCAGGCTGGATTTCTGGACGGCAAGCCGTCTGTGAATATGCTGATCTTCCGGCAACCCGGCGCTAATATCATCACGACCGTGGATGCGGTGAAGGCTGCGCTGCCTTCGCTACAGGCCTCCATCCCCAAGGGCGAGCACCTGATCACCATTCTGGACCGGACGCTGACGATTCGTTCTTCCGTGAACGACATTGAGCTGACGTTGGTCATCTCTGTGATCCTCGTCATCCTGGTGGTGTTTGTTTTTCTGCGGAATGTGCGGGCTACGCTGATTCCTGCGGTGGCCGTGCCTGTTTCGCTGATCGGCACATGCGCGGTGATGTATGTGTGTGGGTTCTCGCTGGATAACCTCTCCCTTATGGCACTGGCGATTGCGAGCGGATTTGTGGTGGATGACGCCATCGTCGTAATGGAGAATATCTCGCGGCATTTGGAGGAAGGCTATACGCCCGTGCAGGCTGCGTTGAAGGGTGCGGCGGAGATTGGGTTTACTGTGTTCTCCATCTCCGTGTCCCTGATTGCAGTATTCATTCCGCTGCTGCTGATGGGTGGGATCATTGGCCGGCTGTTCCGGGAGTTCGCGATTACTCTTTCCGCGGCGATTCTGGTGTCCATGGTGGTAAGCCTTACGACTACTCCGATGATGTGCTCGCGCGTGTTGATTCCGGAGAGCGAGATCGAACATGGGCGGTTGTACAAGTGGAGCGAGCGGGGGTTCGATTTGATTCTGTCGGGTTATAGACGGACGTTGAACTGGACGCTGGACCATCCTGCGTTGATCCTGCTGATCTTTCTGGGGACGCTTGCTTTGAATGTGTTCCTGGTGATCAAGGTTCCCAAAGGATTCTTTCCGCAGCAGGATACCGGTGCCGTGCAGGGAGGGATGCAAGGGCCACAGGACACTTCTTTCTACGGGATGCGAGATGCGGTGCAGCACTCCGTCATGACCATCAAGAACGATCCTGGTGTGCAGCATGTGATGGGCTTTACGGGTGGTCAGGGAGCGACGAACAGCGGGTTCGCGTTCATCGCACTTAAGCCGCTGAATGAGCGTAAGGCGAGTGCGGCGACCATCATCAATCGGCTAAGACCGAAGCTTGCGAAGATTGCCGGAGCGGCTACCTTCCTTCAGCCTGTTCAGGATATTCGGATCGGCGGACGGCAGGCGAACGCACAGTATCAGTACACGCTGGAGGCTGAGACCACAGCGGAGCTGACGCAATATGGGCCGGCGCTGCTGTCCAAGATGAAGGCCACGCCGGGCTTTACGGATGTGAGTACGGATCAGCAGAACAAAGGACTGCAGGCACTCCTAACGTATGACCGCCCTACAGCCGCCCGGCTTGGCGTTACGCCGCAGCTCTTGGATAACACGTTGTACGACGCGTTTGGGCAGGCTGAGGTCTCTACGATCTATACGGAGTTGAACCAGTACTACGTGGTGATGGAGGTCGCGCCGAAGTACTGGGCTTCACCGCAGGGTCTGAAGGATGTGTTCGTTATACCGAACTCGGGTGGAGACGCGGTGCCTCTGGATTCTGTGCTGAAGTATGCGCCTTCCACCTCGCCGCTGGCTGTAAACCATACGGGACTGTTTCCTTCTGTTACCGTTTCCTTCAATCTTGCGCCCAACGTCTCGCTGGGTGAGGCCACGCAGAAGATTACAGAACTGCAGCAGCAGCTTGGGTTCCCGCAGTCTGTGCATGGGCAATATTCAGGAACGCTGGAGGCGTTTCAACAGTCGCTGGGCAGCGAGCCGTATCTCATACTGACGGCGATCCTTGCGGTCTACATCGTACTTGGCATTCTGTATGAGAGCTTGATCCATCCGTTAACGATTCTTTCGACGCTGCCTTCAGCTAGCCTGGGAGCTATGCTGGCGCTTGTGCTGACCAATACGGAGCTGGATGTGATGTCGATTATTGGCATCATCCTGCTGATCGGCATCGTGAAGAAGAATGCGATTATGATGATCGACTTTGCGTTGAACGCTGAGCGCAACGAAGGTATGAATACGCGGGATTCGATCTTTCAGGCCTCGCTTCTGAGATTCCGCCCGATCCTGATGACGACGATGGCGGCGTTGTTCGGCGCGGTTCCGCTGGCGGTGGGCACCGGGATTGGGTCAGAGCTGCGGCGGCCTTTGGGAATCTCAATCATCGGCGGGTTGATTGTGAGCCAGGTGCTTACGCTTTATACGACGCCAGTTATCTATTTATTCATGGACAACCTGCGGCTGAAGCTTGCAGGCGATAAGAGCGCGCGGTTGCTCACGGCGAGTGTAGCGGCTCGATGA
- a CDS encoding efflux transporter outer membrane subunit, producing the protein MGNKLVLSFAAAGVMVLSGCRVGPRYVAPAPPAPPAYKESAPTAYSGATDAVWQPAQPQDAMLKGKWWEIFREPELNGLEDTLNIDNQNIALYFQNFMAARSQVKQAKASYYPTVGVAPAYTREKSPSTLRGVGVSSGTTTGTGTTGTTGTTGTSTTSTGGTYTDLSLPFDVSWEPDLWGKIRNTVREYQYATQVSAADLENERLTEQADLAEYYFELRGQDALQQVYDATIDADRKSLDLTKVLVETGIDSPEAVAQAEVTLKNAEEAGAGVAQNRAIYEHAIATLIGKPASSFSLPVRAATPAAPAIPVGVPSQLLQRRPDIAAAERTMAEANALIGVEKAAYYPTLSLTGTGGLESSHISSLFSVPAFFWTLGASASETIFDAGLRKATVAQYTAQFNADVASYKETVLTAFQQVEDYIATLRVTSQQIAKQQEAIDAAQRYVDIATARYQTGLDPYLNVISAQTTLLSDQQTQVTLKVSEMTAAVQLIQALGGGWDTALLPGASQVNTNGAVRQVSQTP; encoded by the coding sequence ATGGGAAACAAGCTGGTTCTGAGTTTTGCGGCAGCGGGCGTAATGGTGTTGAGCGGATGCCGTGTGGGTCCGCGTTATGTGGCGCCCGCGCCCCCTGCTCCGCCGGCCTATAAGGAGTCTGCGCCAACGGCTTACAGCGGCGCGACCGATGCTGTGTGGCAGCCTGCTCAACCGCAGGATGCGATGCTAAAAGGTAAGTGGTGGGAGATCTTTCGTGAGCCGGAGTTGAATGGCCTGGAAGATACCTTGAACATCGACAATCAGAATATTGCGCTTTATTTTCAGAACTTCATGGCTGCTCGATCGCAGGTTAAGCAGGCGAAGGCGAGTTACTACCCGACCGTTGGTGTTGCTCCCGCTTATACGAGGGAGAAGTCCCCAAGTACTTTACGGGGTGTCGGAGTTTCAAGCGGCACGACCACCGGGACGGGCACGACTGGAACAACGGGAACTACCGGGACCTCTACGACCTCAACCGGTGGCACGTATACGGATCTTTCGCTGCCGTTCGACGTATCGTGGGAGCCTGATCTTTGGGGCAAGATTCGGAACACGGTGCGCGAGTATCAGTACGCCACGCAAGTCAGTGCGGCCGACCTCGAAAACGAACGGCTTACCGAACAGGCCGACTTGGCGGAGTACTACTTTGAGCTTCGTGGACAGGATGCGTTGCAGCAGGTTTATGACGCCACCATCGATGCAGATCGGAAGTCGCTTGATCTGACAAAGGTACTCGTAGAGACCGGGATCGACAGCCCGGAGGCGGTGGCGCAGGCTGAGGTGACGCTGAAGAACGCCGAAGAGGCTGGTGCGGGAGTGGCGCAGAATCGCGCGATCTATGAGCATGCGATTGCGACGCTGATTGGCAAGCCGGCTTCTAGCTTTTCCCTGCCGGTGAGAGCGGCTACACCAGCGGCTCCGGCCATTCCGGTTGGCGTGCCTTCACAGTTGCTGCAGCGTCGGCCGGATATTGCCGCCGCGGAGCGAACGATGGCCGAGGCGAATGCGCTGATCGGCGTAGAGAAGGCCGCTTACTATCCGACGTTGAGCCTGACCGGGACTGGTGGCCTGGAGTCTTCGCACATCAGCTCCCTGTTCTCCGTACCGGCGTTTTTCTGGACGCTTGGGGCTTCCGCTTCAGAGACGATCTTCGATGCGGGACTGAGGAAGGCCACCGTTGCGCAGTACACCGCGCAGTTCAACGCAGACGTTGCGAGCTACAAGGAGACTGTGCTGACTGCGTTCCAGCAGGTGGAGGATTACATCGCTACCCTGCGCGTGACGTCACAACAGATTGCGAAGCAGCAGGAGGCGATCGACGCGGCACAGCGGTATGTCGACATCGCGACCGCTCGCTATCAAACCGGGCTCGATCCTTACCTGAATGTGATCAGCGCGCAGACTACTTTGCTCAGCGATCAACAGACCCAGGTGACGTTGAAGGTCAGCGAGATGACTGCAGCGGTACAACTGATTCAGGCACTGGGTGGAGGATGGGATACTGCCCTTCTGCCTGGAGCAAGCCAGGTCAATACAAACGGAGCGGTGCGGCAGGTCAGCCAGACGCCCTAA
- a CDS encoding NCS2 family permease — translation MRTRLEQYFGFTAHNTTWRTEILAGLTTFITMAYIIFVNPAILSQTGMPIAAVTAATCLCAAFGSILMGAIANYPLALAPGMGLNAYFTYTVVKGMGVPWQTALGAVFLSGIIFLLLTFGGIRQRLVAAIPHQLHAAVGGGIGLFIAFVGLTNSGLIVTSSAHTVALGNLRAPATLLALFGLLLIAVLQVLRVKAFMLLGVFGTMLAGLAFHQLHWQPTPFDLTAIKATAFHLDLRGAAKFGVFEIVFVFLFVDLFDNIGTLVAVTERAGLMAPDHSIPRLSRIFLADATATVVGSLAGTSTVTSYIESSAGVEAGGRTGVTAIVTGLLFLIALFIAPLAGAIPVYATSPALILVGALMLTGLGKIEWSDPQIAIPSFLTLVMIPLTWSIADGLSFGLTSYALIQLLTGKARRQDWMLYLLAALFVFRFAYLAKG, via the coding sequence ATGCGCACCCGTCTCGAACAGTACTTCGGCTTCACCGCGCACAACACGACCTGGCGGACTGAGATTCTCGCCGGCCTCACGACCTTCATCACGATGGCCTACATCATCTTCGTGAACCCAGCCATTCTCAGTCAGACCGGAATGCCCATCGCCGCAGTTACCGCTGCAACCTGCCTGTGCGCCGCGTTTGGCAGCATCCTCATGGGAGCCATCGCCAACTACCCGCTCGCCCTCGCCCCCGGCATGGGCCTCAACGCATACTTCACCTACACCGTAGTCAAAGGCATGGGCGTACCGTGGCAGACAGCGCTCGGAGCGGTCTTCCTCTCCGGCATCATCTTCCTCCTGCTCACCTTCGGAGGCATACGTCAGCGTCTCGTCGCCGCGATTCCTCACCAACTCCACGCAGCCGTCGGCGGAGGAATCGGGCTATTCATCGCCTTCGTAGGCCTGACTAACTCCGGCCTCATCGTCACCAGTTCCGCCCACACGGTAGCCCTGGGCAACCTCCGCGCCCCCGCCACCTTGCTGGCGCTCTTCGGCCTTCTCCTCATTGCAGTGCTTCAAGTCCTGAGAGTCAAAGCCTTCATGCTTCTCGGTGTCTTCGGCACCATGCTCGCCGGACTCGCCTTCCATCAGCTTCACTGGCAGCCCACGCCCTTCGACCTCACCGCAATCAAGGCAACCGCTTTCCATCTCGATCTGCGAGGAGCCGCAAAGTTCGGAGTCTTCGAGATCGTCTTCGTCTTTCTCTTCGTCGATCTCTTCGATAACATCGGCACTCTCGTAGCCGTCACAGAACGCGCCGGTCTCATGGCGCCCGACCACTCCATCCCACGTCTGAGCCGCATCTTCCTCGCCGATGCCACAGCCACCGTAGTCGGCTCCTTAGCCGGCACCAGCACCGTCACCAGCTACATCGAATCCTCCGCGGGAGTAGAAGCCGGAGGCCGCACCGGCGTCACCGCCATCGTCACCGGGCTGCTCTTCCTCATCGCCTTGTTCATCGCCCCGTTAGCCGGAGCCATCCCCGTCTACGCCACATCCCCCGCGCTCATCCTGGTCGGAGCTCTCATGCTCACGGGCCTCGGCAAGATCGAATGGAGCGATCCCCAGATCGCCATCCCATCGTTTCTCACGCTGGTCATGATCCCGCTCACATGGTCCATCGCCGATGGCCTCAGCTTCGGTCTCACCAGCTACGCCCTCATCCAACTCCTCACCGGAAAAGCCCGTCGTCAGGACTGGATGCTCTATCTTCTCGCAGCGCTCTTCGTCTTTCGCTTCGCCTACCTTGCGAAAGGTTGA
- a CDS encoding purine nucleoside permease — protein sequence MLRRVAVFAFLLMVGWCAYANAQTKPWPIKVVIVTSFEIGKDTGDIPGEFQLWVEREHLTESLEFAGGVHPILTNADHSVIGIVSGTTLVNATASVMALGLDPRFDLTHAYWLINGIAGVDPEDASIGSAAWVHYTVSDISRFIDPREMPSDWPYGYFTIGAVKPNELPPANGIIHDRQNVYELNGALTQWAYEQTKGVELLDVDAVKTFRGEYKGYPNAQRPPFVLVGDTYASDSYWHGAKMTQYANEWVKLFTKGHGQFVMTDMEDSGYAEALQRLDRMHRVDYQRVMLLRTGSNYSMPRPGHTAVESVTAPYIGTRPAVENAFRVGDVVVREILAHWTLYANKIPGQ from the coding sequence ATGCTGCGACGTGTCGCTGTCTTCGCCTTTCTCTTGATGGTGGGCTGGTGTGCGTATGCCAACGCTCAGACGAAACCGTGGCCGATCAAAGTTGTGATCGTGACGAGCTTCGAGATCGGCAAAGACACCGGCGATATTCCGGGCGAGTTTCAGCTTTGGGTAGAGCGGGAGCATCTGACTGAGTCGCTGGAGTTCGCAGGCGGCGTGCATCCAATTCTGACCAATGCGGATCACTCGGTAATCGGAATCGTCAGCGGGACGACGCTGGTGAATGCGACCGCCTCTGTGATGGCTTTGGGGCTCGATCCGCGCTTTGACCTTACGCACGCTTACTGGCTGATCAACGGGATCGCGGGTGTCGATCCTGAGGATGCATCGATCGGCTCTGCGGCTTGGGTTCACTACACGGTGAGCGATATCTCACGGTTCATCGATCCACGGGAGATGCCTTCGGACTGGCCTTACGGATACTTCACCATCGGGGCTGTAAAACCTAACGAACTGCCGCCTGCGAATGGGATCATTCATGATCGACAGAATGTCTATGAGTTGAATGGAGCCTTGACGCAGTGGGCCTACGAGCAGACTAAAGGCGTCGAGTTGTTGGATGTGGATGCGGTGAAGACGTTCCGTGGTGAGTATAAGGGCTACCCAAATGCGCAGCGGCCGCCATTTGTGCTCGTGGGTGATACGTATGCGTCAGACTCATACTGGCATGGCGCAAAGATGACTCAGTACGCCAATGAATGGGTGAAGCTGTTCACCAAGGGGCATGGGCAGTTTGTGATGACGGATATGGAAGACTCCGGGTACGCGGAGGCTTTGCAGAGGCTCGACCGGATGCACCGCGTGGACTATCAGCGTGTGATGCTGCTGCGGACGGGGAGCAACTACTCCATGCCTAGACCGGGGCACACTGCCGTCGAATCGGTGACAGCACCTTATATTGGGACGCGGCCCGCGGTTGAGAATGCGTTTCGTGTCGGTGACGTGGTGGTGCGGGAGATCCTGGCGCACTGGACTCTTTATGCGAACAAGATTCCGGGACAGTAA